CAGGATCTGCTGCTCTGAACCAGGAGGCCTGCAGGACATGAGGGGTTAAATAGCAGTTATTATTTTACCATTCCATGTCAAGATTGAGTCCTCAGGAGGGTTTTCCAGCCATGATAAGGAGAAAATAGCAGAACTCCAAGTTAAGTTTAATAAAGGTGCAATGGTGCCTCAGGTCTCAGTGTTGTTAAAAGGAAGATGTTCCTTTTATGTGgaaatgtgtgaatgttttCTGGACacttttggtttttaaaagagttttgtttttaaatctgccaTACAATTAAAATGTAAGTATTACTCAATATATAGAAAGATATTCAAATTAGTTTCATCAtgggaaaaaacaacatttgacTACAATTGCCTGAAAATGCCTAAAAATGGCTAAAAATAAACTTCTCATACACGTTTAGTGTTCTACTAGAACCACAGAAATACTAATAAAGTATTGTatataatgtaaatgtaaaacacCTGCTTTTAAACCATCCTGCATCAGATATTTCCTTTTAGCCCTTTAAGCTCCTAtcagtttttaaattcagttgcCATGTCAACCTTGAACTTTTTGTGGAAAGTATTGCTTTCATCTGTTTTCCTCTTTGCTTTTCCAAGATCACGCTAAAAATGTTGacttataaaaatgaaaacaaaaatctcaCCACAGAGTCTCATTGGCAGTGGGATACAGGTTGATGCGATCGCTGGCCATTTGCTGGCTGAGGGACAGGATCAGGGCTATAAAATACACTGAGCACACAAAGAGAGAAGATGTTTGGATACTTAcaggcatttaaaaaataaaattttttcagttttctatgAGATCCTGTGAAAAAccagtaagaaaataaaaaatgaccagGTCCAACATGCCTAGGTTCATGATTCATTAGCTTTAGATCTACCTTAACCGGCCTTACAGTGAGTAATTGTTTTCTcaatgactttatcagtctctaacattgttgtggaggaattttggcccactcttctttaaacCTTGGATCTTTCAAATTTGTAGGCATTTGTTCATGCGCAGCTCTATGAAGCCCCACAGCATTTAAGTGCGAATGAGGTTTGAATTTGCTGCCAAGCTGGCGATCATTGTTCTTTTACATGACCCAGGGTAAGCCAAATATTACCTGTCAGACAGATGACTTCGCTTTTGAATACTTTGATATGCAGAGGCGTTCATGGTTGACTCCATTAGTACAAGGTGTCCAGGTCATGACGCTACAAAACTAGCCCAGCTCAATATCCttccaccactgtgcttgacagttAGTATGAGgtatttgtgctgatatgctgtgtttggttttctctaaACTGTCCTTTgtattatggccaaacatctccactttgtctTGTTTCAGAGGTCCTGTGGTTTGTTCACATGTAACTTTGCTAACCCAAGCCGTGCTGCCATATCCTTTTAAGAGAAAAAGAGGTTTCCTCCTGGCaaactttacttttacttcTTAAGGTTGCTAGGAGAAcactgagatgtagctcttggttTTCCTGCAATTTTTAACTGCACAGTCTGACCGTGGGGGGAATTTGGTGCTATGTCCACTCCTGGACTTTGGAATGACAGACCAGCAAATTGCTAAAGCCTTGATATAATTGAATTAATcaggtgcatttgattagcagtacCTGGGTCCTACTTACTCTTGTAATTTCTATGGAGGGAGTAAAGGTGTATTCTAGTTTTTTTACAGGACTGCATAGTCCTTAACTACATTAAGGCCTTAACATCAACATCGTCATCATTCTGCTTTTGTCTTGTCTTACTTACAGAAGGAAGCCAGAGCGACAGGATCCAGGGTGAGGAAGCCTCTCAGGGCCATGGAGGCCTTGGCCAGGTTCACTCTGCAGATGATGCAAAACAGCAAGGCTGTTACTTTTCATCTTCTTATTTATTCAAGTCAACAATTCCTGTCCAGCGGGAATTTGGACAATTATGAGACTATTTCTTTCAATTGCTGGTGGAAATACAGGTCTCCAGTACATGTTTCCACCAAGTGCAGAttcttaatttcttttaaattataaGAGCAGTGAAATTTGGGGATCGTTAGTTTAACATTTGAGATGAACAAAATACAAgaacaattaaaacaataagagCTGAAAGATATAATGTAAAAATGCATAAGTTGAATAATTAAAGATTCTTCAAAGATAATTAATATGACATGATAAAGTCCACAAACTGAACCGCACTCCTTTAAGTAGCTTAAACAATGACATGGGTTCCACCTCCGCTTCGCAATGAGACTGCAGAGGTAGACTTCTGAGTTATtaaactcacaaacctgtcaaatgcagacacagtgCTGATGGCCAGCAGCAGGTAGAGCAGAGACTGAGCTGGGTAGGCCAGCAGGTGGTACTGCTGCAACAGGTTGGGGAGCGTGGTCATCTGCTCGCCCGCTAAGACGTACACAACAATGATGTTCCACACTGCGAAGCCGGCCAGAAAACCGTGGCAGAACAGACCTATCACCCTGCAGGTGGAGATCACACCACAGGACCACGTTAAACTGGTTTCATGGCAGCTACTCATGCTACTCATTGAAagtctttgtttctctgtgacaaaacaagagaaaagaacTGCTGAATTGGTGTATTTAGGACCACTGCAGTATGGTGGCACAGTATGTGAAATATTTTATATCAGATATACGTTCACCAGacacttcattagttacaccttgctagtacagGGTTAGAACTCCTTTTGCCTTCTGAACTCTCTGAATTCTTTGTGGCATTATTCAACAAGGTGGAGGAAACATTCTGGTCCATGATGACATGCTGGTGCACATTTCCTATTCCAGGTGCTCTTTTggtttgagatctggtgactgtgaaggGTATTTGAATACAATGAACTCATATTTAAGAAactagtttgagatgatctgagctttgtgacatggtgcattattctgctggaagcagccattggAATACAGGTGCACTGTGGTGATAAAGccatgtttaaatgatgcttagTTGGTACTAAAGGGCCCAAAGTTTGCCCACATACCATTACTCCATCATACCCAGCCCAGCCGAACCTTTGATATAAGCAAGGAGGGGGTCCATGATTTCAAATTCTGAGCCTGCCAGCCTGTCACTAATACATACTATACTATCATACTCAGACCAGTCTGTCTGGTACTAAGAACCACGCTGCATTcgaagtcacttaaatcacttttcttcttcattctgatgctcagtcgGAACTTCAGCAGTTTGTCTTAATCATGTCTACATATCTAAATGCATTCgtttgctgccatgtgactggctgaGTAGACATGTATAAGATACATAACAGTTtgaaacagctgctgcagctaGCTCCTGCCAGTGTTAATGTAACCCAttctatgtgtatgtgtgtgtctgcagaccTGAAGCTGCTGTGGACTCGTATTGCAACATCTCTGGTGGTCCAGAGCTGTCTCGGTTCCATGTAGTCATCCATCAACTCAGAGTGTCGGAGATGCTCCACTCGCTCTCCCTGAAACcgccctgaacacacacacacacacacacacacacacacacacacactcttatgtTTCCATCACTTCAATTTTCTGGAGAAAATAATCCGAACCAGATCCAAACCTCAGAATCCAGCCATTGTCTAAGAACATAATAATGAACATTATTGGGAGTTAAGTGAACTTGTTTTTAACATTCACAGCTTTACATGTTGACCAGTCAAATTATTCTTTGTCCTGAGCTTTATTGGATGGGGACAGTGAAGATAGAAAGATAGaggaagacatgcagcaaaCAGCCATAGGTTTGTCTCAAACCCAGGCCTACTGCTCTTTGGCCATACAGCAAATGGTCACCTGCTCACCCACTGAGCTAAACCGGGTGCACCgatctgacatttaaaaaaaaatgtttacattttgaaaTCTTGAAGAGCAGCAATGACATAAATGATCATGCGGTCATTTCAGAGCCAGCAGTCAGTTAAGCCATGCAACACCAAGTGCTTGGAGAgtgtctgaggagatttgcaggGTCAGATGAGGTCAGCTGCCAGTGACCTACATAGACAAAGCGCCTGATGGATTAAAGAGGCCAGTGGTCTGGCTAGGAAGGTAattctaatttttattcaaaaaattaaaagtaaaaccaacaaacaaaaattcaagcaaattttattttgtgaaatattACTAAATAATTTATtggaaaaatcaaaaaataaaggGGGCAGATAGGACTCAGGAGGtaaagctgagtgtgtgtgtgtcatgagtgtgtgtcagtgttctGTTAGTTAACTAACAGAACACTGACACTgtatagtttatttatatatagaaCCATGGTCTTGGAGGAATCATGGTCTTCACTGTGTAATGTACCACTGCACATAGTTGAAATGGCACTAAAGTGACTTGACTTGGCTCATACTATATAACtgccagtccatttaccacttAAATGAAATGTTCACTGGTCATGTCATGCCATGGTTTCATTTATAGTATTTAAAGGAAGCAGTTTGTAGAGTTTGAAACTTCtagatgcttttctgcatttagcttcagccaataccttttgattagccttgtctcatgctctctttctttatggtagatttttgttctgttttcactgtttgtttttttccactgttttcactgagatttgaatttgaatgctaatcaataaaatcaaaaatcaaaatagCTGTTCACATTCATGGTCAAAAATGAGAAGGATCATCATCCTGCTGCCACGTTGTGTATTTGATCCTGGTAAATCTGATTCATACTCACGGTTCCTCTCCACAAACACTTTGCCAGCTGGATGGCTGTGTCCGTGCGGGGCTGAGAACAGGGAATGCTGGGGGATGGGCGACTGGGAGTCTGTGATGATATCGTCATTTTCTGCTCCCAGATCATTGCTGGAGTGCTCTGTAGCCTTCGCCTTCCTGTCAGGTGACATTGGGAAGAGGGTTTTGTCACATGGCAGCACTAAGTCCATCCATTTATCCAGACTGAAATATGTTACTGCTTTTTAATAACTTTAGTCATTATTAGGTGTGGACACATGGACTGACATGAATATGTCAACATtgaaccccaaaacaaaaaaacagcttttaatctccccttttcttttctttttttgtgagttGCCATAGCAACCAGGGACTCTTGCAAGGTGTTAGAAATCCAATGAGTAATTGGAGACAACTGTAATAATCATTATGGCTTTGGTTGTGTACGTCTGCATGCTGGGCTTTGTTATCAGGACATTGCTGACTGTTGCTTTAAGCCAAGCCAACACAGCTTTTTGAGCTGATGGTGAGTCCCAGTTGTTTAACCTTAGTGGGGTTATCACCTCAAATGCTTATGACTGCCCTGTCATGTGCTGGATGACTGATAACCTAAGACATGCTAGACTATCAGCACATAAAGCTCAGAGACCTCTAAAGGCCAGAGTCTACCAAGAGACGcaagcttttcaaaataaatatgtttaatttATGAGTGTAAATGGGAAGTAGGTTTTCCTTTCAAAATCAAATCCTCTATATGTTACACAAACAACTCTTAGTTGTGTCTttattcacacagacacactgagtcTGTGTGAATATTTTTGCTCACATTGAAAATAAGGGACAGTGTAATAGGAGATAAGTTGAATAAAAGGTGATAACCTCAGCTGTTAGTTAGCTACATTAAGCTGCCATCAGGGCCTTTTACCTTCCATTACCTCTTATTACTGTCAAATAGCTCATCTCCATAACAATAGCTCTCATTGGCTCATAACTGATCTAAACAACAGGTGCATTGGCAATTTACTGATTTATAGATATGGTAGTACaaatccttttgtttgttttgttcttgtaaACCCTTTTGCTGGGATGGCGTGAAAAatagagacacacaaacaaaaagaatgCAATCATAAAAACATGATTATGAAAAATATTACCATTTTCAGTCTTATTACTGTGACACGTTTAAAAGAAGGTGGCACATCTTCTTCTATTAATACATGtgaaaattaaagaaatcaGATGCTGTGGTTCTGGAAGCAAAATGTTGACTGCAAGCAGGCCAGTTTAGTACCTCGACTCTTATAGTGTAGAACTATGCTGTTGTAATGTGTGCATAATGTAATCTGGCATTGTTGTGTTGAAACAAGACCAttctgggaaaacattttgggGATTTTGATTTTTCATTACCTGTGTATATGAATTTTTACAGCTCACCTTTGCTTTTCAATTCCATATTCATATTTTGTAAATTTAGGCTATGAAATGTAGAAGTTTACACATTAACTTGGCAAAGGAAAGATTACTGGTTCAAATCCCCTATGAGGTTACATCGAACAAAAAAATGAGCGTTTAGTGACAAAAgacagaccaggaaacactaaCTCCAGGAGTACTGCTTCCATGATATTATCTTGGTAAGTAGCAGTACAGAAATATCCAAGA
This genomic window from Astatotilapia calliptera chromosome 16, fAstCal1.2, whole genome shotgun sequence contains:
- the LOC113007693 gene encoding transmembrane protein 237A-like, whose product is MPAVKNKKKKVKKEVVDEEEQGDVALDVEMEEVINRSHSDSRDPLTPEPQDLAPQKKKKKKKAPTVEHETEHADMPNGNIAESVIDGEEMNVAVTRRTKRKRKAKATEHSSNDLGAENDDIITDSQSPIPQHSLFSAPHGHSHPAGKVFVERNRRFQGERVEHLRHSELMDDYMEPRQLWTTRDVAIRVHSSFRVIGLFCHGFLAGFAVWNIIVVYVLAGEQMTTLPNLLQQYHLLAYPAQSLLYLLLAISTVSAFDRVNLAKASMALRGFLTLDPVALASFLYFIALILSLSQQMASDRINLYPTANETLWPPGSEQQILRPWIVVNLVVALLVGVAWAVVSTRPDIDYTEEFLMTMEVEGYPRGDENLEIPA